The proteins below come from a single Argentina anserina chromosome 1, drPotAnse1.1, whole genome shotgun sequence genomic window:
- the LOC126786290 gene encoding heparanase-like protein 3, whose product MFVKMGSQVWRMGMCFWMCLFGLSFIHCVSSEGEGIGGGSVEALVRIDGKEAIGKIDEDFICATLDWWPPEKCDYGTCSWGKTSLLNLDLSNTILSNAIKAFSPLKLRLGGTLQDKVTYDTDDNKQPCPVPFVENTTAMFGFNEGCLPMKRWDELNSFFLRTGAKIVFGLNALPGRTLHHDGSASGSWDSTNAESFIQYTVKNNYSVAGWELGNELSGRGVGTSVSASQYVNDSASLHSIVQKLYKGAGPKPLIIAPGGFFDAPWFKDLADKSTTSLDALSHHIYNLGPGVDATERLIEKILDPVSLDSMVDTFRTLQNILKTSASSATAWVGESGGAWNSGHHLVTDAFVFSFWYLDQLGMSASYDTKTYCRQTLVGGNYGLLNTTTFVPNPDYYSALLWHRLMGRNVLATRFGGPKKIRAYTHCAKQSKGIVVLLINLHNTTTVQAKVAFNSTWSLRYKHRSHKSFRTDMLKNQHSGVRSRVERLRGETEREEYHLTPKDGNIQSQTMLLNGNALNVDSSGNIPTLEPVFVNSSRPINVAPFSIVFVHIPYVAPPACR is encoded by the exons ATGTTTGTGAAAATGGGTTCTCAGGTCTGGAGAATGGGGATGTGTTTCTGGATGTGTTTGTTTGGCTTGAGCTTCATTCATTGTGTGAGTTCAGAAGGAGAAGGAATAGGAGGTGGTAGTGTTGAAGCTTTGGTTAGAATTGATGGGAAAGAAGCCATTGGGAAAATAGATGAAGATTTCATATGTGCAACTTTGGATTGGTGGCCTCCTGAGAAATGTGACTATGGAACTTGCAGCTGGGGCAAAACTTCTCTCCTTAATCTG GATCTAAGTAACACTATCTTATCAAATGCCATAAAAG CTTTTTCACCATTGAAACTTAGATTGGGTGGTACCTTGCAAGACAAAGTCACATATGATACAGACGACAATAAACAACCTTGCCCAGTTCCTTTTGTTGAAAACACCACAGCAATGTTTGGTTTCAATGAAGGTTGCCTTCCCATGAAGAGATGGGATGAACTGAACTCCTTTTTTCTGAGAACAGG AGCTAAGATTGTCTTTGGATTAAATGCCCTCCCTGGACGAACTTTGCATCATGATGGCTCTGCAAGTGGATCTTGGGACTCCACCAATGCCGAATCTTTCATTCAGTACACGGTCAAAAACAACTACTCAGTTGCTGGATGGGAGCTTG GGAATGAGCTATCTGGACGTGGAGTTGGAACAAGCGTATCAGCAAGTCAGTATGTCAATGATTCAGCTTCTCTGCATAGCATTGTACAGAAATTATACAAGGGTGCTGGACCAAAACCACTAATCATAGCACCTGGGGGTTTCTTTGATGCACCTTGGTTCAAAGATCTTGCAGATAAGAGCACAACTTCGTTGGATGCGCTCTCACACCACATATATAATCTAGGGCCAG GGGTTGATGCAACTGAACGCCTTATAGAAAAGATTCTTGATCCGGTGTCTCTGGATAGTATGGTTGACACATTTAGGACCCTTCAAAACATTTTAAAGACCTCTGCAAGTTCAGCAACAGCATGGGTTGGGGAATCAGGAGGTGCTTGGAACAGTGGTCATCATCTTGTCACGGATGCATTCGTGTTTAGTTTCTG GTACTTGGATCAGCTTGGTATGTCTGCATCTTATGATACAAAAACATATTGCAGACAGACCTTGGTTGGTGGAAACTATGGTTTACTCAACACTACTACCTTTGTTCCCAATCCAGACTACTACAG CGCTCTTCTTTGGCACCGATTAATGGGAAGAAATGTACTGGCAACGAGGTTTGGTGGACCGAAAAAGATACGTGCTTACACGCACTGTGCAAAACAATCT AAAGGGATTGTAGTACTATTGATCAACCTACACAACACCACCACTGTTCAGGCCAAGGTTGCCTTCAACAGTACCTGGAGTTTGCGATATAAACACAGATCTCACAAGTCTTTTAGAACAGATATGCTGAAGAACCAGCATAGTGGTGTAAGAAGCAGAGTAGAAAGATTGAGAGGTGAAACAGAAAGAGAAGAATACCATTTGACACCAAAGGATGGAAATATACAAAGCCAAACCATGCTGCTAAACGGAAATGCTTTGAATGTGGATTCATCTGGGAACATACCTACATTAGAACCTGTATTTGTAAATTCATCGCGGCCGATCAATGTTGCTCcattttcaattgtatttgttcACATACCATACGTTGCTCCCCCTGCTTGCAGGTAG
- the LOC126791197 gene encoding phosphopantothenoylcysteine decarboxylase subunit VHS3, which translates to MMVSLCSSEKNSFWVGSVLEVMVVNTVLAAHNSLALLLLAAGSLMKDINKSPKLSAVTGSFPFEELFKLEKPCPENKDASDTEDDEEDDDDDVPEEEDDAADEDFSGEEGEEADPEDDPEANGGGGSDDDDDEDEDEEDGDDDDDDEDAEEEEEEDEEEVPQPPAKKRK; encoded by the exons ATGATGGTTTCTTTGTGCTCCTCTGAGAAGAACAGCTTCTGGGTCGGCTCTGTTTTGGAAGTTATGGTGGTCAACACTGTTCTTGCTGCTCACAACTCTCTTGCTCTGTTGCTTCTGGCG GCTGGATCCTTGATGAAGGATATCAATAAGTCACCAAAATTGTCTGCAGTCACTGGAAG CTTTCCTTTTGAAGAGCTtttcaaattggaaaaacCTTGTCCAGAAAACAAAGATGCCAGCGACACGGAGGATGACGAGGAAGATGATGACGATGATGTGcctgaggaggaagatgatgcAGCGGATGAGGACTTCTCAGGCGAAGAAGGGGAAGAGGCGGATCCTGAGGATGATCCTGAAGCCAATGGTGGTGGAGGAAGtgatgacgatgatgatgaggatgaggatgaggaagatggtgacgatgatgatgatgacgaagatgcagaggaggaagaagaggaagacgaGGAGGAGGTTCCACAGCCTCCTGCTAAAAAGAGGAAGTGA
- the LOC126792584 gene encoding uncharacterized protein LOC126792584 has product MAMKLEALSSLLLVSLLTALLAQSRLATAQFPPTFPGGLFPPGTAPDVLKCWSSLTGVNGCVMEIFQSVFSLQFGGIGAGCCKAFVAIEDSCLPKMFPLTPFFPPLLKNICALQGGPAPPAKF; this is encoded by the coding sequence ATGGCAATGAAATTGGAAGCACTATCTTCGTTGCTACTGGTGTCATTACTCACAGCCTTGCTAGCTCAATCGAGGTTAGCTACTGCGCAGTTTCCTCCTACCTTTCCAGGGGGCCTATTTCCACCAGGAACTGCGCCGGATGTGCTCAAGTGTTGGTCATCTCTTACCGGCGTCAATGGATGTGTTATGGAAATCTTTCAATCTGTTTTCAGCTTGCAGTTCGGAGGCATTGGTGCCGGCTGTTGTAAGGCATTTGTTGCTATTGAGGACAGCTGTTTGCCCAAAATGTTTCCACTGACTCCATTCTTCCCTCCCTTGCTCAAGAACATTTGTGCTCTCCAAGGAGGTCCTGCACCCCCAGCAAAATTCTAG
- the LOC126786425 gene encoding protein S-acyltransferase 24, which produces MSSEIEVVEEETQVDSSSPAAGEANGIIGEESLRNDVYTAAAYGDLEKLQRLVECEGCSVSETDGLGYYALQWAALNNRTAAAQYIIEHGGDVNAKDHAGQTALHWSAVRGAIQVAELLLQEGARVNAGDMYGYQTTHVAAQYGQTAFLYHIVSKWNADPDVPDNDGRSPLHWAAYKGFADCIRLLLFLDAYRGRQDKEGCTPLHWAAIRGNLEACTVLVQAGKKEDLMVTDNTGLTPAQLAADKSHRQVAFFLGNARRLLDKRCDGNSRLEQLTKLGLAPALWCVIFVLLVIYSHSVIMAPNLPKLTAGSVFIAWLGVFLATAGLVMFYRCSSKDPGYIRMNIHDSQNMKDDEPLLKIEINNPALLAGNWSQLCATCKIVRPLRAKHCSTCDRCVEQFDHHCPWVSNCIGKKNKWDFFIFLVLEVLAMLITGGVTVTRIWSDPLGPSSFGAWLNYVFRSHIGAISFLIADFFLFSGVAVLTAVQASQISRNITTNEMANALRYNYLRGPGGRFRNPYDHGMKKNCSDFLIKGYNEDVELIEESARDEGTGMRHMNNSNMQNGDSHSHHTNGHDHVSINVNSNASAHLGHVHSAHCSHSNQGQPKTDNVPLGLGLGLGRNASRPTVS; this is translated from the exons ATGTCGTCGGAGATCGAGGTCGTCGAGGAGGAGACCCAGGTAGATTCGTCGTCGCCGGCGGCCGGAGAAGCGAATGGGATTATCGGGGAGGAGAGCCTCCGGAACGACGTGTACACGGCGGCGGCGTACGGCGATTTGGAGAAGCTTCAGAGATTGGTGGAGTGTGAGGGTTGCTCGGTTTCCGAGACCGATGGGCTTGGCTACTACGCCCTCCAGTGGGCCGCCCTTAACAACCGCACTGCCGCCGCCCAGTACATCATTGag catggaggagatgTGAATGCAAAGGATCACGCGGGGCAGACGGCATTGCACTGGAGTGCGGTGCGGGGTGCTATTCAGGTTGCGGAGCTTTTGCTGCAAGAGGGTGCAAGGGTGAATGCCGGCGATATGTATGGCTATCAG ACCACACATGTTGCGGCCCAATATGGTCAGACTGCTTTCCTATATCATATTGTTTCAAAATGGAATGCTGACCCTGATGTTCCTGATAATGATGGAAGAAGCCCTTTGCACTG GGCTGCTTATAAAGGTTTTGCTGATTGTATAcgtcttcttttgtttctggATGCATATAGAGGGCGGCAAGATAAAGAGG GTTGCACTCCTCTTCATTGGGCTGCTATCAGGGGTAACTTGGAGGCATGCACAGTGTTGGTACAAGCTGGGAAAAAGGAGGACTTGATGGTTACGGATAACACTGGCCTTACACCAGCCCAACTCGCTGCTGATAAAAGCCACAGACAAGTTGCTTTCTTCCTT GGGAATGCTCGAAGGTTACTTGACAAACGTTGTGATGGGAACAGTCGTCTTGAACAACTAACGAAACTGGGACTCGCACCAGCTCTTTGGTGTGTCATCTTTGTGCTCCTTGTGATCTATAGTCATTCGGTTATCATGG CACCAAATCTGCCCAAATTAACAGCCGGCTCAGTTTTTATTGCATGGCTGGGTGTCTTCCTAGCAACTGCAGGGCTGGTTATGTTCTATCGGTGTAGCAG TAAAGATCCCGGTTACATCCGAATGAATATCCATGATTCACAGAATATGAAAGATGAT GAACCTCTATTGAAGATTGAGATAAATAATCCGGCCTTGCTAGCTGGTAACTGGTCTCAGCTTTGTGCAACTTGCAAG ATTGTCAGGCCTCTTCGTGCAAAGCATTGTTCTACATGTGACCGTTGTGTTGAACAATTTGACCACCATTGCCCGTGGGTATCCAATTGCATTGGCAAG AAAAACAAATGGGATTTTTTTATATTCCTTGTTCTTGAAGTTTTGGCGATGTTGATTACTGGAGGAGTTACTGTTACGA GAATTTGGAGTGATCCACTTGGTCCTTCTTCATTTGGAGCGTGGCTTAATTATGTTTTTAGAAGTCATATTGGTGCTATATCGTTTTTGATTGCTgatttcttcctcttctctgGTGTGGCCGTCTTGACTGCTGTACAAGCTTCTCAA ATTTCACGGAATATTACTACTAATGAAATGGCCAATGCGTTGCGCTATAACTACCTCAGAGGGCCGGGTGGTCGCTTCAGAAACCCATATGATCATGGGATGAAGAAGAACTGCTCAGATTTCTTGATCAAGGGCTACAATGAAGATGTGGAACTGATCGAAGAATCAGCTCGTGATGAGGGGACTGGAATGAGGCACATGAACAATTCAAACATGCAAAATGGGGATTCTCATTCTCACCACACAAATGGCCATGATCATGTTTCAATCAACGTAAATTCGAATGCATCAGCACATCTAGGTCATGTTCATTCTGCCCATTGCAGCCATAGCAATCAAGGCCAACCCAAAACTGATAATGTCCCCTTAGGCTTGGGTCTTGGCCTTGGACGGAATGCTTCCCGGCCTACTGTGTCTTAG